In Camelina sativa cultivar DH55 chromosome 13, Cs, whole genome shotgun sequence, the genomic window aCATGCCATTGTCATCTATGAATATGGTTCTCTGATCCTCGGGTGAACAGAGATGAGCAAGAGCAAGAGCCACTCGTCGTTGGATAGACTTCTCTGAAATGTGCATTAGGTACAACAGATGTCTCAGAGCCTACAAAGGAAAATCAAAGCACAGGTATATTAAAGGCTGAATAAAGAAATGCTTAACTTCAACAGAGCTTCAGAAACTCAACCAGGATAAAGCAGTTTCACTACCAATCGtcaattgtgtatttttttggtcaccaaagatggaaaaaaacaaatttaaagacGAGTGTAATTCAACTTACTCTTCCATGAATCTTCTCCTCCAATCTCTTTAATGTTTTCGAGACACAATCTTTGGTTGCCTAAAAAATCATGGTATCTAATAAACACTTACAGGGAAAGAGTAAAACAAAGAGGAAAGGTAACATCGCAATACATACTTGAACAATAAACTCTCCATCCTGTAGCTTCTGGATACCTCCCACCCTGATAAAATCCGACACATTGTCCTAGGGGAAGAAAATGGATCAATAACCCATTTATTGACGTTTACCATCAAATTTTGCATACTTATTAGAACATATACAGAAAGTAGCATAAGTATCATACAACACACCTCATTATCGGCAAGGCCATAAAGAGCAAAAGCAGCATTGTGTTGCAATGATCCATTTCTTGAATCAAGAAGCTTCAATAAAGGTCCTAAACCACCACTATGGGCAATCCCAGCTTGATTGTGGGCATCCTGTTAGAAAGAGTATGCTACTGttttaaaaacacaataagAAAACCCATCTTCCAGAACCATGGAAGTCAGCTCTTTTTAGcatctataaatttaaaatcaaacaaatataaaagtAACAATAAGAAAACAGTTGACAACCAGGGCAGCGGCAAATTATCCAGGATCACTAGGTACTATTTAAaaacaccaagaaacaaaagcaacaaaatgACAGCTGTTGTGGTATCAAATGTTTAATCGAAGTTACTATTTTGCAATGCTCAAATAACTTTCAAACCGAACTACGAAAAGTTTTGTAACAAGAACCTGCGCCAATCTACCCAGTGCGAAGGCCGACATTTCCTTCAACTGAACATCCGGTGACTGCAGCATCTCAATCAAAGGACGGACAGCACCCCTTTGCACAATGTGCACCTGCAAAGTAATAATTTTAAGCATAAAGTGAAATATGAACAAAAGACACCAATAAAACAgggaaaattatacaattagtGGGAAATGAGAAGGTATATTCTACAAATCAGCAGCAACAAACAATGTATCATTTCGTATAACCAAACAGAAAAGGATTTTAGGCTTTGCGGAATGGAAAAAGAGCTGCGGATAGAAAACCTGGGATGAAACTGTACCTTACAATCAGAATCAGTAGAGGCAAACTGCCCAAGTAATAAAGCCGCCTCTCTTTGGCTCTCAGGACAACAAGAGCTGAAATAGAAAAACTCAAGAAATCACAAGAATGAACTTGGGGTAAACAGCTAAGcatattaagaaaagaaaaaaaccccaGAAATAGAGAAGCTATTACAGAATTTTAGCTCTAGTCAGAACTATAACAACTCTATGCTGAACCATGTACATCAAAAACGTGAGTCTCCACATACCTAAGAAGACCAATGACAGGTTGCAACGCCCCGGCAGCAAGAACCTCTTTTTTAATGTGTGGAGACGAGTGTACTAGATTGCCTATAACTCCAACCTAAAAAGGTATGAATCAACTGGTTATTTCAATGTCAATCCCACGTACATAAATAAGTAGCAAAAAAGTTGATTATAAATAGTAAGATTCCTAACCGCTTCATAATGTATAGCAGCATCCTCTGATCCTAGCATTAGGATGAGCGTGGGAAGAGCATTGCACTCAACTATCtgcaaagaaaataattttcatgCTCCGCCCAAATCTAATTAGAAGCTGTATGTAAGATAGCAATATTTACCTGGTTCttattatcatcatttttaaaTGCAAGGGTTCTCAGTGCCCCAGCTGCTGCTCGCTGAACCTTTGAATCAGAAAATTCAAGTAACTCCACGAGAGGTGGTATACCGCCTTCCATCCTGTTTCCAAACAACTGGAAGTTATGAAGATAGTTGTACTGAAGACAAATATCGAAAAGGAGGAAATCACTTCACTTAAAAATATGCTGACCTAACACGAGTCTTGATACTGCTGTTCTCATGAGCAAGATTAGTGATGGCATCAGCGGCTCTTCTGATAACACTATTCACAGCTCGAGAGCTAGAACCACCTTTGTTTCTCTTCAGCAGATTCACTAGATGAGGTAAGGCACCTTTGTCTACTATCAGTTTCTGATACTCTGGCTGTTAAAGCAGTCAAATCCCAAAACACGATCACACAAACTATACATAACAATCCCGTCcgtgtataaaaaaaatttcaattaccAAAAGTTTCCTAAATTTAAGCAAGATTTGAAGTAACAATAACATAAAAGGAAACTGCTTTCAAGTTTCTAACATAATACAAGGAGACGGCCGAGAGAAATGGAGGATCAAAAACCTTAATTGCAAGAAGACCAAGCGCAAAAGCGCTTCCTTTCTCAACCTCGTGTTCGAACGGCTTCTCAGCCAAGTCCCCGCCGTTGTACGGCGGCGCTTGTAGATGCGTCATAAGAGCAGGAACAGCACCTCCGTCGACAATCAAGTTCACTAAATCCTCTGCTGAACATGACAGGGTCACTAGTCATGTAACAAAATAGGAAGAAACgggcataaaaaaaaaaaaggagtaagaTCGGGAAGCTGATCTTTCACCGTTTTTGGCGAGCTCGGCAAGGACTTGAGTGGCGCGTTTAGCAGCAGCGCGATCGGATTCTTGCCAAGAGAAAGCAGAGTTTAGAACGGAAACTTGAGCAGCAACCTCGCTGACAAGCGCTTGGCCTCCGTCGGTGGTTACAGCAGAGATCTCTCGATCTTCTACGGCGGCTGCTCCTTCCTCAAGCTTTCTCTTTTGTCCTTTACGCTCAGGAAAGCTCCAACCTTCTCGCCTCTCCGGTTGTTGCTCCATCGTTCACAGAGTAGAGAAGACGACGATCCGAAGATGAGgagatcagagaagaagaagaagaagaagcgtttTGAAATCAATCCACCAAGCACAAAAGAGATCAGGGGCATTTTCGTCACTTCACTCCACACAGAAATAAAAcccctttcttcctttttttctagtttaataaatttatttaaattaaaaaaaaaaaaaaatcaaattcgaaATTGAGATGAGACACAGTCACAGATATGTCTCGTGGTCTGTTTTTATGTCCAAAAATAAGTATAATCACGGAAacgtaataaataaaaattaagatggAGAATGAAATGGTTATgcatatctattaaaaaaattaaaaaattaaaaaattaaaaaatgaaagaacaaTTGCTAATTTGTGTGTATTTAATCGGAAAATTGAAAAGATAATCCAACGACTAAATGTTTCGAGGTTTAATTCATTAACAACAAAATCTTAcataataagagaaggtttcttCTAAACTTTGTTTGAGACGATGACATCTAGCGCTTTATATAGTTGACACTgtctttatattaattttaatttataatttattatacacaATTGTTTAAGATCGATTGCTAATTAAATATGGCCACAATTGTCAACTTAATCCCTtcattgtaaaataaaagtaaaaataaaccCGGTAACCTCTAGTACTTAAGAAAGTAAAGTATAGAAGTAGGCTTTTGGACTTTTTGGTGGTCTGCCACAAAGGAGACGTGTTTGATAgtgtgaattaaaaaaaaatatcaaagagagaaagaaagaagtatttctttaatttgagaagataaaaaaaaaaggaaccacTTCTTTATAAAATGGTGACCACACCaccacatgtatatatatgaaaacttcGAAGGCGCGAGAGCATGCTTTGTAGAAcaca contains:
- the LOC104735998 gene encoding ARM REPEAT PROTEIN INTERACTING WITH ABF2-like isoform X1 gives rise to the protein MEQQPERREGWSFPERKGQKRKLEEGAAAVEDREISAVTTDGGQALVSEVAAQVSVLNSAFSWQESDRAAAKRATQVLAELAKNAEDLVNLIVDGGAVPALMTHLQAPPYNGGDLAEKPFEHEVEKGSAFALGLLAIKPEYQKLIVDKGALPHLVNLLKRNKGGSSSRAVNSVIRRAADAITNLAHENSSIKTRVRMEGGIPPLVELLEFSDSKVQRAAAGALRTLAFKNDDNKNQIVECNALPTLILMLGSEDAAIHYEAVGVIGNLVHSSPHIKKEVLAAGALQPVIGLLSSCCPESQREAALLLGQFASTDSDCKVHIVQRGAVRPLIEMLQSPDVQLKEMSAFALGRLAQDAHNQAGIAHSGGLGPLLKLLDSRNGSLQHNAAFALYGLADNEDNVSDFIRVGGIQKLQDGEFIVQATKDCVSKTLKRLEEKIHGRALRHLLYLMHISEKSIQRRVALALAHLCSPEDQRTIFIDDNGLELLLGLLGSTNTKQQLDGAAALYKLANKSMALSPVDAPPPSPTQRVYLGEQYVNNATLSDVTFLVEGRTFYAHRICLLASSDAFRAMFDGGYREKDARDIEIPNIKWEVFELMMRFIYTGSVDITTEISKDLLRAADQYLLDGLKRLCEYTIAQDITLESIGVMYELSEAFHAMSLKQACILFILEHFDKLSSRPWQNELVQRTIPEIREYFCRALTKSTTNLQSLRL
- the LOC104735998 gene encoding ARM REPEAT PROTEIN INTERACTING WITH ABF2-like isoform X2, which produces MEQQPERREGWSFPERKGQKRKLEEGAAAVEDREISAVTTDGGQALVSEVAAQVSVLNSAFSWQESDRAAAKRATQVLAELAKNEDLVNLIVDGGAVPALMTHLQAPPYNGGDLAEKPFEHEVEKGSAFALGLLAIKPEYQKLIVDKGALPHLVNLLKRNKGGSSSRAVNSVIRRAADAITNLAHENSSIKTRVRMEGGIPPLVELLEFSDSKVQRAAAGALRTLAFKNDDNKNQIVECNALPTLILMLGSEDAAIHYEAVGVIGNLVHSSPHIKKEVLAAGALQPVIGLLSSCCPESQREAALLLGQFASTDSDCKVHIVQRGAVRPLIEMLQSPDVQLKEMSAFALGRLAQDAHNQAGIAHSGGLGPLLKLLDSRNGSLQHNAAFALYGLADNEDNVSDFIRVGGIQKLQDGEFIVQATKDCVSKTLKRLEEKIHGRALRHLLYLMHISEKSIQRRVALALAHLCSPEDQRTIFIDDNGLELLLGLLGSTNTKQQLDGAAALYKLANKSMALSPVDAPPPSPTQRVYLGEQYVNNATLSDVTFLVEGRTFYAHRICLLASSDAFRAMFDGGYREKDARDIEIPNIKWEVFELMMRFIYTGSVDITTEISKDLLRAADQYLLDGLKRLCEYTIAQDITLESIGVMYELSEAFHAMSLKQACILFILEHFDKLSSRPWQNELVQRTIPEIREYFCRALTKSTTNLQSLRL